A region from the Dinoroseobacter shibae DFL 12 = DSM 16493 genome encodes:
- a CDS encoding DNA polymerase IV yields MPSLCRDCQERALQGARCARCGSPRIVAHAELDTLTIAHMDCDAFFASVEKRDNPALADRPVIIGGGRRGVVSTACYVARIKGVRSAMPMFKALALCPDAVVIKPRFEAYVEASRAIRAMMDEMTPDVEPLSLDEAFMDLGGTARLHGAPPAVMLARLVKRMEDELGLTGSIGLSHNKFLAKIASDLDKPRGFAVIGKAETLDFLADKPVRMIWGVGAAGQAALEAAGIRTFTDLARWEQTDLVARFGSMGLRLWHLARGEDARAVSGRSPVKSISNETTFSEDTADPDLLEGHVWRMAEKVAGRAKAQGLAGRVVVLKLKKSDHGLITRRHALRDATQIADRVFREAMALFRAVPDGQSYRLLGVGLSDLVPEDGGDLSGDLLDPGAVRRARAERATDAIRARFGETAIVKGRALR; encoded by the coding sequence ATGCCCAGCTTGTGCCGAGATTGCCAGGAACGTGCGTTGCAAGGGGCGCGTTGCGCCCGTTGCGGCAGCCCCCGGATCGTGGCCCATGCGGAACTGGACACGCTCACCATAGCACATATGGATTGCGACGCGTTCTTTGCCAGCGTCGAGAAGCGGGACAATCCCGCGCTTGCGGACCGGCCGGTGATCATCGGCGGCGGGCGGCGCGGGGTGGTGTCGACCGCGTGCTACGTGGCGCGGATCAAGGGGGTGCGCTCGGCGATGCCGATGTTCAAGGCGCTGGCGCTCTGCCCGGATGCGGTGGTGATCAAGCCACGTTTCGAGGCCTATGTGGAGGCGAGCCGGGCGATCCGGGCGATGATGGACGAGATGACCCCGGATGTGGAGCCGCTGTCCCTGGACGAGGCGTTCATGGATCTGGGCGGGACCGCGCGGCTGCACGGGGCGCCGCCGGCGGTGATGCTGGCGCGACTGGTCAAGCGGATGGAGGACGAGCTGGGTCTGACCGGCTCGATCGGGTTGTCGCACAACAAGTTCCTCGCGAAGATCGCCTCGGATCTCGACAAGCCGCGGGGGTTCGCGGTGATCGGCAAGGCGGAAACGCTGGACTTCCTGGCGGACAAGCCGGTGCGGATGATCTGGGGTGTGGGGGCGGCGGGGCAGGCCGCGCTGGAGGCGGCGGGCATCCGCACCTTCACGGACCTTGCGCGCTGGGAGCAGACGGATCTCGTGGCGCGGTTCGGGTCCATGGGCCTGCGGCTGTGGCACCTGGCGCGGGGCGAGGATGCGCGGGCGGTCTCCGGGCGCAGCCCGGTCAAGAGCATCTCGAACGAGACCACGTTTTCCGAGGATACCGCCGATCCGGACCTTCTGGAGGGGCATGTCTGGCGCATGGCCGAGAAGGTGGCGGGGCGGGCCAAGGCCCAGGGGCTGGCGGGGCGGGTCGTGGTGCTGAAGCTGAAGAAGTCCGATCACGGGCTGATCACCCGGCGCCATGCCCTGCGCGATGCCACCCAGATCGCGGACCGGGTGTTCCGCGAGGCCATGGCCCTGTTTCGTGCGGTGCCCGACGGGCAGAGCTACCGGCTGCTGGGGGTGGGGCTGAGCGACCTGGTGCCGGAGGATGGCGGGGACCTGTCCGGCGATCTGCTGGACCCGGGCGCGGTGCGGCGCGCGCGGGCGGAGCGGGCAACGGATGCGATCCGGGCCCGGTTCGGCGAGACGGCGATCGTGAAGGGCCGCGCGCTGCGCTGA
- a CDS encoding N-formylglutamate amidohydrolase — protein MMHTAYTLGLPQPCTTSVIFASPHSGRAYSKDFLRSTVLDTQTIRSSEDAFVDELIACAPRYGAQTIAATAPRAYIDLNRNADELDPAVVSGLRRVTHNPRISSGLGVVPRVVANGRAIYRGKMHLNEAKARLDAYWHPYHDQLRRMLDVTRNAFGQAILVDCHSMPHEAIDALHQHSEARPDVVLGDRFGAASAAHIVDQVEAAFKNAGLRVARNAPFAGAFIAQHYGRPSRNQHVVQIEIDRALYMDEETISRGPQFRAFQRLMEQVISEVADFGRASQMPLAAE, from the coding sequence ATGATGCACACCGCGTATACCCTCGGGCTGCCCCAGCCCTGCACCACCTCGGTGATTTTCGCCTCGCCCCATTCCGGGCGGGCCTACTCGAAGGATTTCCTGCGCAGCACGGTGCTGGATACCCAGACGATCCGCTCCTCCGAGGACGCCTTCGTGGACGAGCTGATCGCCTGCGCCCCGCGCTACGGCGCGCAGACCATCGCGGCCACGGCGCCCCGGGCCTATATCGACCTGAACCGCAATGCCGACGAGCTCGACCCGGCGGTGGTCAGCGGGCTGCGCCGCGTGACCCACAACCCGCGGATCAGTTCCGGGCTCGGCGTGGTGCCCCGGGTGGTGGCCAACGGGCGCGCGATCTACCGCGGCAAGATGCACCTGAACGAGGCCAAGGCCCGGCTCGATGCCTATTGGCACCCCTACCATGACCAGCTCCGGCGCATGCTGGACGTGACCCGCAACGCCTTCGGGCAGGCAATTCTGGTGGATTGCCACTCCATGCCGCACGAGGCGATCGATGCCCTGCACCAGCATTCCGAGGCCCGCCCGGACGTGGTGCTGGGGGACAGGTTCGGCGCGGCCTCCGCGGCCCATATCGTCGACCAGGTGGAGGCGGCCTTCAAGAATGCGGGGCTGCGCGTGGCGCGCAACGCGCCCTTCGCCGGGGCCTTCATCGCCCAGCATTACGGGCGACCCTCGCGCAACCAGCATGTCGTGCAGATCGAGATCGACCGCGCCCTCTACATGGACGAGGAAACGATCTCCCGCGGGCCGCAATTCCGCGCCTTCCAGCGGCTGATGGAGCAGGTGATCTCCGAAGTGGCGGATTTCGGACGCGCCTCGCAGATGCCGCTCGCCGCGGAATAA
- the ykgO gene encoding type B 50S ribosomal protein L36, which produces MKVKNSLRSLKQRHRDCRVVRRKGRVYVINKTQRRFKARQG; this is translated from the coding sequence ATGAAGGTCAAGAATTCGCTCCGCTCGCTCAAGCAGCGCCACCGCGATTGTCGCGTCGTGCGCCGCAAGGGTCGGGTCTATGTCATCAACAAGACCCAGCGCCGGTTCAAGGCACGCCAGGGCTGA
- a CDS encoding ATP-binding cassette domain-containing protein gives MTDTSQQPILAGRNLVKRYGRVTALDHCDFELYPGEILAVIGDNGAGKSSLIKAVSGAVIPDEGEVFLEGKRVRFQSPLDARAAGIETVYQQLAMSPALSIADNMFMGRELRKPGWRGKWLRQLDRAAMEKFARDKLSELGLMTIQNINQAVETLSGGQRQGVAVARAAAFGSKVIILDEPTAALGVKESRRVLELILDVRARGIPIVLISHNMPHVFEVADRIHIHRLGKRLCVIDPKDHDMSDAVAFMTGAKEPESAAA, from the coding sequence ATGACGGACACATCGCAACAACCGATCCTCGCCGGTCGCAACCTGGTCAAACGCTACGGCCGCGTCACCGCACTCGATCATTGCGACTTCGAGCTCTACCCGGGCGAGATCCTCGCGGTGATCGGCGATAACGGGGCGGGCAAGTCGTCGCTGATCAAGGCGGTCTCCGGCGCGGTCATCCCCGACGAGGGCGAGGTCTTCCTCGAAGGCAAACGGGTCAGGTTCCAAAGCCCGCTCGACGCCCGCGCCGCCGGGATCGAAACCGTCTACCAACAACTCGCCATGTCCCCTGCACTCAGCATCGCCGACAACATGTTCATGGGGCGCGAGCTGCGCAAACCCGGGTGGCGGGGCAAATGGCTGCGCCAGCTCGACCGCGCCGCGATGGAGAAATTCGCCCGCGACAAGTTGAGCGAGCTGGGCCTGATGACCATCCAGAACATCAACCAGGCGGTCGAAACCCTCTCGGGCGGCCAGCGCCAGGGCGTCGCCGTGGCCCGGGCGGCGGCCTTCGGCTCCAAGGTGATCATCCTCGACGAGCCGACCGCGGCCCTGGGCGTGAAGGAAAGCCGCCGGGTGCTGGAGCTGATCCTCGACGTGCGCGCCCGCGGCATCCCGATCGTGCTGATCAGCCACAACATGCCCCATGTGTTCGAAGTGGCCGACCGCATCCATATCCACCGGCTGGGCAAACGGCTCTGCGTGATCGACCCCAAAGACCACGACATGTCCGACGCGGTGGCCTTCATGACCGGCGCGAAAGAGCCCGAGAGCGCCGCGGCCTGA
- a CDS encoding ABC transporter permease, whose product MTEPRPQGQDYESALKDSAAAVAEFDHGPQGFTRKFQHALHQTPALVPLIVLVAAIAVFGLLLGSKFFSPFALTLILQQVQIVGIVAAAQSLVILTAGIDLSVGAIMVMSSVVMGQFTFRYGLPVEVAVACGLLCGTLLGFINGWLVAKVKLPPFIVTLGMWQIVLAANFLYSRNETIRSQDIRDQAPLLQFFGTTLEIGGARLTYGVIFMVLLVIVLAYALRHTAWGRHVYAVGDDPEAAELSGVQVSRTLISVYMLSGLICAFAGWALIGRIGSVSPTSGQLANIESITAVVIGGISLFGGRGSILGAFFGALIVGVFTLGLRLLGADAQWTFLLIGLLIIAAVAVDQWIRKVSV is encoded by the coding sequence ATGACCGAACCGCGCCCGCAAGGCCAGGACTACGAATCTGCCCTCAAGGACAGCGCCGCCGCGGTGGCCGAGTTCGACCATGGCCCCCAGGGCTTCACGCGGAAGTTCCAGCACGCCCTGCACCAGACCCCGGCGCTGGTGCCGCTGATCGTGCTGGTGGCGGCCATCGCGGTGTTCGGGCTGCTCCTGGGCTCGAAATTCTTCTCCCCCTTCGCGCTGACCCTGATCCTGCAACAGGTGCAGATCGTCGGCATCGTCGCCGCCGCCCAGAGCCTGGTGATCCTGACCGCCGGGATCGACCTGAGCGTGGGGGCGATCATGGTGATGAGTTCGGTGGTGATGGGCCAGTTCACCTTCCGCTACGGGCTGCCGGTCGAGGTCGCGGTCGCCTGCGGGCTGCTCTGCGGCACCTTGCTCGGCTTCATCAACGGCTGGCTCGTGGCCAAGGTCAAGCTGCCGCCCTTCATCGTCACCCTGGGCATGTGGCAGATCGTGCTGGCGGCCAACTTCCTTTATTCCCGCAACGAGACCATCCGCTCCCAGGACATCCGCGACCAGGCGCCCCTGCTGCAATTCTTCGGCACCACGCTGGAGATCGGCGGCGCGCGCCTGACCTACGGCGTGATCTTCATGGTGCTGCTGGTGATCGTGCTGGCCTATGCGCTCAGGCACACCGCCTGGGGACGCCATGTCTACGCCGTCGGCGACGACCCGGAGGCGGCCGAGCTGTCCGGCGTCCAGGTCAGCAGGACCCTGATCTCGGTCTACATGCTGTCGGGACTGATCTGCGCCTTCGCGGGCTGGGCCCTGATCGGACGGATCGGGTCGGTCTCGCCCACCTCGGGCCAGCTGGCCAATATCGAAAGCATCACCGCCGTGGTGATCGGGGGCATCTCGCTCTTCGGCGGGCGCGGCTCGATCCTGGGCGCGTTCTTCGGGGCGTTGATCGTCGGCGTGTTCACCCTGGGGCTGCGCCTGCTGGGCGCCGACGCCCAATGGACCTTCCTGCTGATCGGGCTTCTCATCATCGCCGCGGTGGCCGTGGACCAATGGATCCGAAAGGTGTCGGTATGA
- a CDS encoding sugar ABC transporter substrate-binding protein: MKNLMLGTALACATMSGAALADTTSACLITKTDTNPFFVKMREGAVAKAEELGVELKTFAGKFDGDHETQVQAIETCILDGAKGILITASDTSSITGAVQQARDAGLVVIALDTPLTPADAADATFATDNYVAGLLIGQWARAQMGDAAADAKIAMLNIQVSQPTVGVLRNQGFLEGFGIDIGDPNRWGDETDPRIVGQDVTQGSEEGGRAAMENILAADPMVNVVYTINEPAAAGAYEALKAIGRENDVLIVSVDGGCPGVQNVADGVIGATSQQYPLLMASLGIEAIKTWAETGEKPAPTPGKDFFDTGVALVTDTPADGVESISVEEGRNLCWG; encoded by the coding sequence ATGAAAAACCTGATGCTGGGCACAGCCCTGGCCTGTGCCACCATGTCCGGGGCAGCGCTCGCCGACACCACCTCGGCTTGCCTGATCACCAAGACCGACACCAACCCGTTCTTCGTCAAGATGCGCGAGGGCGCGGTCGCGAAGGCCGAGGAACTCGGGGTCGAGCTGAAGACCTTCGCGGGCAAGTTCGATGGCGACCACGAAACCCAGGTACAGGCGATCGAGACCTGCATCCTCGACGGCGCGAAGGGCATCCTGATCACCGCGTCCGATACCTCGTCTATCACCGGTGCCGTGCAGCAGGCCCGCGATGCCGGGCTGGTGGTGATCGCACTCGACACCCCGCTGACCCCTGCGGATGCGGCGGATGCCACCTTTGCCACCGACAATTATGTCGCCGGGTTGCTGATCGGCCAATGGGCGCGCGCCCAGATGGGCGATGCCGCCGCCGATGCCAAGATCGCCATGCTCAACATCCAGGTGTCGCAGCCCACCGTGGGCGTTCTGCGCAACCAGGGCTTCCTCGAGGGCTTCGGCATCGACATCGGCGATCCCAACCGCTGGGGCGACGAGACCGATCCGCGGATCGTGGGCCAGGACGTCACCCAAGGCTCCGAAGAGGGCGGCCGCGCCGCGATGGAGAACATCCTCGCCGCCGATCCGATGGTCAACGTGGTCTATACCATCAACGAGCCTGCCGCCGCCGGGGCCTACGAGGCGCTCAAGGCGATCGGACGCGAGAACGACGTGCTCATCGTATCCGTCGATGGCGGTTGCCCGGGCGTGCAGAACGTGGCTGACGGCGTGATCGGCGCCACCTCGCAGCAATACCCGCTGCTGATGGCCTCGCTCGGGATCGAGGCGATCAAGACCTGGGCCGAAACCGGCGAGAAGCCCGCACCCACCCCGGGCAAGGACTTCTTCGACACCGGCGTGGCCCTGGTGACCGACACCCCCGCTGACGGGGTCGAGAGCATCTCGGTCGAAGAGGGCCGGAACCTGTGCTGGGGCTGA
- a CDS encoding DUF4238 domain-containing protein translates to MIITYRTQRALMSVTRKNHYVPQWHQERFFAPGRTTHFLLDLKPPTFKRRDGTLASGRCLFDSPTSRAFVAQDLYSTFFGVEVNDEIEKMFFGDIDRRGADAVRAFCGDDQGAWHQHFEDLFEFLDIQKLRTPKGLAWLRQQYPEIGRLGEMLPGVAQNQLMAEMQSIRMLNVTTWTTGVREIVSAEQAGAKFILSDHPVTVYNHAIPPSDARNRYPEDPSSALKGSQTLFPLGPDHLLILTNLEYAKTPETCPNAKRTFARNYQSTMVSTIEFIKDRYLTDEQVAEVNFVIKARADRYVAGSSREDIFPEKVVSKSWADLRTTFLPPADKLYRYGGEMYARFESGDVYYQDKFGRTEKPREWLLKEEPKTPPRPRDYCPCGSGLSFGKCCRDKPVHLRTSWTEKSIRERNMMFMDALTQLFELGTKDWDTIRREMTDEKIARMYRLYEALWPLETDLLALLPKPDGKMRSVYTGSLHPKLIIEFALGAPLYFGEVIVQNPFLISRTLQKDKRPTEHPRQYRGEALKTLMTFFQLMPLVEAGLVRLIPDPCDFDLHLRDQMMAMAQARSHDIKFVPSDDPRLEAVMQEDLRRTMLYWPKEALAERILKTAEVDEPIETDTLVGIIEQMKVKDELAILQNDPFAEGGQFEIMKMAPNFEIAMYLAQATGAQILTDSPFRWRELDAALARRHLGTSPALIQLQREISSTPVEFPVGHQAILQVFDDPSFRGTESLFHAAFAYTSARTADKLKPNFEAHLAARFRRQRDSMKSLITSTKIPAVAARLSTAFRFGGFQDNTINRLLLMSGSEHHLHSVPMATLIERWDAAPQADTVKSRATLRPERNRGL, encoded by the coding sequence TTGATCATCACCTATCGGACGCAGCGAGCACTTATGTCGGTAACCAGGAAGAACCACTATGTCCCGCAATGGCATCAGGAAAGGTTCTTCGCCCCCGGGAGAACCACGCATTTCCTCCTCGACCTGAAACCGCCCACCTTCAAACGGCGGGACGGAACGCTGGCCAGCGGGCGCTGTCTTTTCGATTCACCAACGTCGCGGGCGTTTGTCGCACAGGACCTCTATTCGACGTTCTTCGGGGTCGAGGTCAACGATGAGATCGAGAAAATGTTCTTCGGGGATATCGACAGGCGAGGTGCCGACGCGGTTCGGGCTTTCTGCGGCGATGACCAAGGTGCTTGGCATCAACACTTCGAGGACCTCTTCGAATTCCTGGACATTCAGAAGTTGCGGACGCCCAAAGGTCTCGCATGGCTGCGCCAACAGTATCCGGAAATCGGTCGGCTCGGTGAGATGTTGCCGGGTGTTGCCCAGAACCAGCTAATGGCCGAGATGCAGAGTATCCGCATGCTCAACGTTACGACCTGGACCACCGGAGTCCGGGAGATCGTCTCGGCAGAGCAGGCGGGAGCCAAGTTCATCCTGAGCGACCATCCTGTCACGGTCTACAACCATGCCATACCGCCGTCCGACGCACGCAACCGGTATCCCGAAGATCCGTCGAGCGCCCTCAAAGGCTCCCAGACGCTTTTTCCGTTGGGGCCGGATCACCTCCTTATCCTGACCAACCTCGAATACGCGAAGACTCCCGAGACTTGCCCCAACGCGAAGCGGACGTTTGCGCGAAACTACCAATCTACGATGGTGTCGACGATCGAATTCATCAAGGATCGGTACCTCACCGATGAACAGGTCGCCGAGGTAAACTTCGTGATCAAGGCTCGTGCGGACCGGTATGTCGCCGGATCCAGCCGGGAGGACATTTTCCCCGAAAAGGTGGTTTCCAAGTCCTGGGCTGACCTGCGTACGACGTTCCTGCCGCCGGCTGACAAGCTCTACCGATACGGCGGAGAGATGTATGCCAGATTTGAGAGCGGAGATGTCTACTATCAGGACAAGTTCGGGCGAACCGAGAAGCCGCGGGAATGGCTGCTGAAGGAGGAGCCGAAGACCCCGCCCCGGCCACGTGATTACTGTCCGTGTGGATCCGGCCTGTCGTTCGGGAAATGCTGTCGGGACAAGCCGGTGCACCTACGCACGTCGTGGACAGAGAAGAGTATTCGTGAGCGCAACATGATGTTCATGGACGCGCTGACCCAGCTCTTTGAATTGGGGACCAAGGATTGGGATACGATCCGCCGCGAAATGACCGATGAAAAGATCGCGCGGATGTATCGCCTTTACGAGGCCCTGTGGCCGCTTGAGACTGACCTGCTGGCCCTCTTGCCGAAGCCGGATGGCAAGATGCGCTCTGTCTATACAGGATCGCTGCATCCCAAACTGATCATTGAGTTCGCGCTCGGGGCACCACTGTATTTCGGTGAGGTCATTGTCCAGAACCCATTCTTAATCTCTCGGACTCTCCAGAAGGACAAGCGACCTACTGAGCACCCTCGTCAGTACCGAGGCGAAGCTCTCAAAACCTTGATGACCTTCTTTCAGCTCATGCCACTCGTAGAGGCCGGTCTGGTCAGGCTGATCCCGGATCCATGCGATTTTGATTTACACCTCCGTGACCAGATGATGGCCATGGCTCAGGCCCGTTCCCATGACATCAAATTCGTCCCCTCGGACGACCCGAGGCTCGAGGCCGTGATGCAGGAAGATCTGCGCCGCACGATGCTGTACTGGCCAAAGGAAGCACTTGCTGAGCGCATATTGAAGACGGCTGAAGTTGATGAGCCAATCGAAACGGATACACTCGTCGGTATTATCGAACAGATGAAGGTCAAAGACGAACTGGCCATCCTTCAGAATGATCCGTTCGCGGAGGGCGGCCAGTTCGAAATAATGAAGATGGCACCCAACTTCGAAATTGCGATGTACTTGGCGCAGGCCACCGGCGCGCAGATACTGACCGACAGTCCCTTTCGCTGGAGAGAACTCGACGCGGCGCTCGCTAGGCGGCACCTCGGAACCAGCCCCGCCCTGATCCAGTTGCAGCGTGAAATCTCATCAACTCCAGTCGAATTTCCGGTCGGTCACCAAGCGATACTCCAGGTGTTCGACGATCCTTCGTTTCGTGGGACGGAGTCGCTTTTCCATGCTGCCTTCGCCTACACGTCCGCTCGCACCGCGGACAAACTGAAACCGAACTTCGAGGCACACCTCGCGGCACGCTTCCGACGGCAGCGGGACTCGATGAAGTCCTTGATCACCAGCACCAAAATCCCTGCCGTTGCGGCGCGCCTTTCGACAGCGTTTCGCTTCGGAGGGTTTCAGGACAACACCATCAATCGGCTCCTGCTGATGTCAGGCTCTGAACACCACTTGCACTCCGTTCCTATGGCGACGTTGATAGAGCGTTGGGATGCTGCACCACAAGCGGACACCGTGAAGTCTCGGGCAACACTGAGACCGGAGCGCAACCGAGGTCTATAG
- a CDS encoding helix-turn-helix transcriptional regulator has product MRDLLDPEQSGQAPAFLDEVAVADMLCQSVRTIQKWRVTGYGPAFYKLGRSVRYRQDEVLGWADARRRAHTSE; this is encoded by the coding sequence ATGAGAGATCTCCTTGACCCTGAGCAATCCGGCCAAGCGCCCGCGTTCCTTGACGAAGTTGCGGTGGCCGACATGCTTTGCCAATCGGTGCGCACCATTCAGAAATGGCGTGTTACCGGGTATGGGCCCGCGTTCTACAAGCTCGGACGGTCGGTGCGGTATCGCCAAGACGAAGTTCTCGGCTGGGCGGACGCGCGCCGCAGAGCGCACACCTCCGAATGA